TATGTACAATCCGCTGGGTAATATTATTAAGGGTTTTGGTACTTACAGCCATCTGGTCTGCATAATCGGCTACCTTTTTGGTTTTTAAGCATTGTTGCTCAACCAACACTTGAAAATGGGTAAATTCTGCCAGATACTTTTTCCCTTCCAATATTTGATTGTCTTTGGATTTGATTCTTAGAATCTTGGAGAACAGGATATGCATTAGGCTTCTGATAGTACCTAAGGAGTATTCATCTTGAATATCAAAATATTCGTGACCTATCTCGTCAATAATTTTAATGAAAGTGGCATATGCATTTTTATCCAACTCAATTTTTGGAGAAGTGATTAGCTCATTAAAGAGCTGTAGACTTTTAAGTACTTCTGAGTGGTTGAAAAATTGGAACAGGAAATCTTCAGTGAAAAGCAGCAGATAACCTTTTGCACTGGATTTAAAAAACTTATGAATTTGATCCTTCCTGATACTTAGAATAGTTCCCTTATGGTAAGTGTAATCTGTAAAGTCAATCGTGTGTATACCTTGCCCATCTGTAAAGAAAAGTAGCATATAGAAGTCAATCTGTTGGAAATCAAAAAGTGTATGCGTTAACTCCTTGCGTGCATACAACTCTTCGA
The Limibacter armeniacum DNA segment above includes these coding regions:
- a CDS encoding helix-turn-helix domain-containing protein translates to MKETVPQIKFSNKRKESQFDFICLEELYARKELTHTLFDFQQIDFYMLLFFTDGQGIHTIDFTDYTYHKGTILSIRKDQIHKFFKSSAKGYLLLFTEDFLFQFFNHSEVLKSLQLFNELITSPKIELDKNAYATFIKIIDEIGHEYFDIQDEYSLGTIRSLMHILFSKILRIKSKDNQILEGKKYLAEFTHFQVLVEQQCLKTKKVADYADQMAVSTKTLNNITQRIVHKPAKTFIDEIVMTQIKRLLINTKLTVKEIAYESGFQEPTNLYKFFKKHTDVSPEVFRQTYQIG